CCGCGAGGCTCCGACACCGGAGCCGGGAACCATAGACTATAAATTTTCCAGACAGGGGGCGTGAATGTCACATATTCTTGAACTGACCGACATTCAGGGGAATGTGGTTCTGGCCTACAAGTTTCCCCTGTCCAGGTATATCCTGTTACGGGTCAATGATGCGGAAGGGGGGCGTGACTTCCTGCAGCGGGCGTTGCCCCATATCAACTCGGGGGAACTCTGGGAAGACGGCGCAAAACCCGAGGCAACGACCAACATCTCTTTTACCTACACGGGACTGAAGGCGCTGGGCGTGCCGCAAAGCAGTCTCAGGACCTTTCCGGTCGCCTTTCAGGAAGGGATGAAAGCCCGGGCAGACATTCTTGGCGATACCGGTACAAGTGCTCCGGAAAACTGGGACGAATGCTGGCGCGGCGAGGTGCATATACTGCTGTCCATCAATGCCCGGACTGTTACACCGATCCAGGATCTCACGGAGATTACCGAGGCGGAAAAGAAATATCTGCATGACCATTATGAGGCGTTGAGGTATCTGTGGGAAGCGAACGGCAGCATCACCTGGCTGGGGGAACAGGACGGCAATGTGCTGTTTTACGACGGTCACCCGACAGCGAAAGAGCATTTCGGTTTTACCGACGGAATCGGCAATCCGGCCTTTTCCGGCATGGACCTGAAACAGATGAAGGTGCCGGGCCGGGGCAAGCAGCTGCCGGACGGCCGCTGGGTGCCGCTTGCTGCCGGGGAGTTTGTGCTGGGCTATCCCGACGAGGCCCAGGAACTGCCACTTGCCCCCGCACCACATATGCTCAGCCGCAACGGCACTTTCATGGCTTACCGCAAACTGCACCAGAATGTCGCCAGCTTCCGCAAGTATTTGATGGCGCAGGGCAAGAGATATGAAAAAACCCTGGATATGAGCAAATATCGCCACGCGGACGGCCGCGAGGTGCAGGGCTGGGAAATACTGGCCGCCAAGATGGCCGGGCGCTGGCTGGACGGTACGCCGGTCGAACTGTCTCCTTACGGGGAAAATCCGGCGGTGCTGAATGATCCCATGAAGAACAACGATTTCGATTATGATGAGGACCTGGAAGGGGCGCGCTGTCCGCTCGGCGCCCATGTGCGGCGGGCCAATCCCCGCGATGCCCTGGGCTTTCAGGGGCAATTGACCAACCGCAGGCGCATCCTGCGCCGGGGATTGCCCTATGGGACCGCGACCCCTTTTGGTGAACTGGGCAATGACGACGGCGAGCACGGCATTATTTTCATGTCCCTCAATGCCAGCATCGAACGTCAGTTTGAGTTTGTTCAGCAGCAATGGATGAATTACGGCAATGATTTTATCCAGGGTAATGACAAGGATATTCTGGTTGGTGACAATGACGGCAGCACCCAGGCGGTGATCCAGAATGATCCGGACGGCGACCGGCCGCCGTTTGTCTGCGCCGATATCCCCCGGTTTGTGGAAGTGCGTGGCGGAGATTATTTCTTTATCCCCAGTCTGACGGCCCTGCGGATGATCAGCAAGCAGGATATTTCCACCATTTAACCGCAGACAGGAAGGAAGCATTGATGGAATTTGTGATCGCACCTTTGAGGTCAGTTTTTTCCTGTATTTACAATATCTTCAGAAATATTTTTAAAGCGATTTATGTGTGGTGTTACGGCCTGTGGAATCTGCTGTGGCTGATCAAGGAACTGTTGTTCGGCAAGGGCACCCTTGCCGACAAGGCCGCTTCGGTTGGCGTGCAACATGCCGGCATGATGTTCCTCCGGGCGTTCCTGCCGACGATTGTGCTCCGCAAGAAGCTGATCACGGCCTATGAAAATACCGGCACGGCGGTGGTGACCGCGGCGGAGGATGTGTGGGAAGTGGTGAATCAGGACGAAGTCTTTCTTACCGCCTATGCGCCGAAAATGGCGGTGCTGACGAATGGCAGCAACTTCTTTCTCGGCATGCAGAATACGCCCCGGTATACCAACAATGTCAGTGACCTGAGGCTGGCGGCCAACCGGGATGACATTCCGCGTGTAATTACGCCGACCGTCAGCCGAGAAGCCGGACAGATCGTGGCCGGGGCGGGGGGCGAGCTGGATCTGCCGCAGCAATTGACCCTGCCGGTGATGGCGCAATTGGCGGAAGAATATTTCGGGACAACCGGTCTTTCCAAGGAAACGTTGATCCAGTGGACCCATGCCATTTTCCGCTATATTTTCTTCGATTTTTCCGAGGAGCCTGCGGTGAAAGATCCGGCGGCCCAGGCGGCGAAGGAAATGCGGGACTATCTGGACCAGCTGATTGCAGACCGCAAGGCGGGGCCGGAAAAGGATGATGTGCTGGGCCGCTGCCTGAAGCTGCAGGCGGCGGGGATGCCGGCTATGGGGGACGAGAATATCCGGGATAATTTCCTTGGTATGTTGACGGCAATGGTGCCGACCATTCCCAATGCCGCGGCAAAAATTCTGGATGTGTTCCTGGACAAGCCGGAAGCCCTGGCCGGGGCGCGGGCGGCAGCACTGGCGGATGACGATGAACTGTTGCTGAAATATATCATCGAGGCCTTTCGCTTCAATCCCATGAATCCGGTGATTTTCCGTATTGCCGCCCGGGACTATGTGGTGGCGGAAGGCACCCTGCGGCAGCGGACCATACCCAAGGGTACCTTTGTCTTCGCCGCCAACCTGTCGGCCATGTTCGATCCCTGGGCGGTCAGCTCACCGCAGAAGTTTGATATCACCCGCCCGCCGGAAGATTATATTCTCTGGGGTCTGGGCCTGCATCGCTGTTTCGGGGAATATATCTCCCATGCGGCTCTGCCGGCATTTTTCAAGCCGCTGCTGCAACAGGAAAATCTGCGCCGGGCGCCGGGCGCGGCGGGTCACATTGAAACCGGTCAGGGCCCGTTTCCCTGGCATTTCCATATCGAGTGGGACTGACCTTTCACGCTCCTGTCATCTTCCGCTTCCATAACACAGCAAACACTTTCGCGGAGGATTTGAAACGTGATAAAATATGGCGCAGTTATCCTGTCTTTATTGTGGAGCTTGACGTCCATGTCCAACGCCGCAGATGCTGTCCCGACCCTGACCGGGGAAAAGCCGGTGATTATTGCCCATCGCGGCGCCAGCGGCTATCGCCCGGAACATACCCTTGCGTCCTACAAACTGGCCATCGAGATGGGCGCCGACTATATCGAGCCGGACCTGGTGATGACGAAGGACGGGGTGATGGTGGCGCGCCACGACCGCTACCTCGGCACCACCACCGATGTGGCCGATCATCCCGAATTCGCCGACCGCAGGCGGGAAGACAGCCGCACCGGCCGCGACCGGCATGAAGGCCTGGAATGGTTTGTGGAGGATTTCACGCTGGCGGAAATCAAGACCCTGCGCGCCCGCCAGGTTTGGGACAGCCGCCCCAAGCAATTCGATGGGAAGTTCGAAATCCCCACTTTCGAGGAAATCCTTGAGCTGGTGCAACAGGTGAAAACGGCAACCGGCAGGACGGTTGGAATCTATCCGGAAACCAAGGCGCCCGGCTATTTCAAGTCGATCGGGCTCGATTTCGAGGCACCGCTGCTGGCCATGCTGAAAAAATACGGCTATGACAGCGCGGAAGACAAAATCTTCATCCAGAGTTTTGAGCCGGAAATCCTCGAAAGCCTCAACCAAAAGACCGGCATGAAGCTGATCATGCTGCTGTGGCCCGACGATATGAAGGTCATGGTGCCCAACTATGACCTCGACTATGTGGCCGCATTCGCCGACGGGATCGGGCCGCTGAAATTTATGCTCCTCAACGAACAGGGCCAGGACAATGGCCTGGTGAAGCAGGCCCACGCCCTCGGCCTCGAAGTGCACCCCTATACTTTCCGCAATGATCAGTTGCCGGAGCAGTTTGCCACGCCGCAGGCGGAATATGAACATTATTTCCGCATGGGTGTTGACGGCCTGTTCAGCGATTTTTCCGACACCGCGCTGGCGGTTCGCGACCGCCTATACTGAATAACCGGACCCGATAAGGGGAACTCAATCACTCCAGGCGACGTTGGTGATTTCTACACCATAGACATGGTGTCCCTTACTGGCCTTTTGCAGGGCGGTTTCCACGCTCTGCTGCATTTCCAGTTGCAGCGCGCGATAAATCGTTTTGTTATCCCAGTCCTGGTGCAGGTTTTTCTTGATCGCCCGGTCGGCGCCGCGCTGGAAGACCGTCTGCCGGTTCTCCTCGATCTGTGCCTCATCAAGGTCGGTGGTAAGCTTGTAGGTAATGTCCAGGGTCTTGTGCCCGTTGAAACTGCGCATGACCCGTGTGTAATGCAGCTGGATTTCGACGCTATTCAATGTTGCCCCTTGTGGCGCAGGGGGAATATCGCCGAGCAGATGCGCTTCATATTCATCCAAATTCAGGCAGGACTTCTGGAGTGTGGCGGAGAGCCAGAATGTTTTCTGGCTTGGCAGGGGCGGCTCTTCCCGGACCAGTTCCAGTTCCGAACGCGCCATACTGGCGCAATAGCCGCCGGCCGCGGCACCGGCACGTTTTTGTAGGGAATTATGCAATTTGACAAACTGGTTGATTTCATCTTCCGACAGTTCTTCTTTTTTCCTGGCGCGTATCAGAAGCGGGCAATAAGGGACGAGATCCTGCATGATCTCCTCGCCATTTTCCTCAATCATTTGCTCCTTGTAAACGTCTGCGCGATCATGGAACTCCCGGGATTTCTTTTGTTTTTCCGCTACAAGCTGATTCGGGTAATCGAGGATAAAATCCCGGCCGCAACTGCAATTGATGAATTTGCGTTGTTCGGGACTGGCGGCGTCACAGGCTTCCAGAAAAGCCGCCGCGCGGGTTTCCAGCGTGGCTTCTTCTTCAGCGACGACCGGGCCGCTCAAAACAAAGAAAACAAAGGGAGTCAAAAGCAAGATGAATTTACGCATTTCCAGATCCTGAAGTGGGTGCCTGAACATATCTACGACCACTCCATTAACATGAGATATTTTACAGCTTTATGACAATCCTGTGACGGCGGACAATTCTGCGGCTTAACAGAGGTCTTTCTGTTCGGTGAGTATGTCCCTGAAGGCATCCCTGTAGATGCCGAGGACGGTGATCATCACGGCGGCCAGCACCGGGCCCAGAATGATCCCGGCGGCGCCGAACGCGGTAAGGCCGCCCAGCGTACTAACCAGCACCAGCAGGTCCGGCATTTTTGTATCCCGCTCCACAAGCCGCGGACGCAGGATATTGTCCACCATGCCGACGATAAAGAACCCCCAGGCGAAGAGGCCGGCGGCAAGGCCGTAGTCGCCGCTGGCCAGAAGGTAAAGGAAAGCCGGAACCCAGATGATGCCGGAACCAATGCCGGGAATCGCGGAAATCAGGACCACGATCAGGCCCCAGAAGACCGGGGCATCAATGCCGCAGACCCAGAAGGCCAGGCCGAGAAGGGTTCCCTGGATGGAGCCGATGATCAGGATGCTTTTCAGCATGGCCTGGGACATGAACAGGCCCTTTTGCCGGATCAACTGACGGTCTTTTTCACACAATGGCAGATACTGGTAGATGGCCTCCATTGTGCCGTGGCCCCAGATCAGGAAAAAGAACATGGCATAAACCATGATGAACAGGTCCACCAGCATCTGGGCTGTGCCCTGGGTGGCAGCCGACAGGGTCCTGATGACGAAGCCGCTGGCGGTGCCGGCCCATTCGGCAAGCTTCGAGTAAATAGTGGATTTATAGGCGGCGAGTTCGTCCGCAAAGGGGAACCAGTCGGGCAAAACGCCGTTCACGGTACTATTCTGGCTGACCTGCAGATTGATCCAGCTGATCACGGCGTGGGAAATCTTCAGGCCCTCTGCCGCTGCCAGGGACAAGAGGCCGATCACAGGAATCCCGACCACAATCATGACCAGGAACAGCAGCAGCCCTGCCGTGAGGCCCCGGCGTTCCGTCCCCAGTTTGGCGAGCAAGGCATCATAGGCGGGTTGCAACAGGGCGGCGAAGATGGTTGCCATGATAATGGTAATGATATAGCCGTGGATCACCCACAGGAAGACGCTGGTAAACAGAATCATCAGGCCAATGATGAATCTTTTGCGCTGTCTGAGCGACAAATCTTCTGTCTGAACCTGTTCTGTTACTTCCTCTGCCATGTCTCCGCCCCGAAATGGTTGCCGGATTAGTCTAGGGGGAAATTGCTGTATGGCAAAGAATAAAAAAGCCCCGCCGTACACGCCGGCGGGGCAGTTTGCTAGTCGCATCTAAGGAGGGGTAGGGAGGTCTAGCTGTAATCTTCGATGACAATGGCTTGGGCGGCCGCATTGATCACGGCGGCAATCCGGACGGTGGACTGTACGCCCACTTTGGAGATTCCGGCCTTGATCACTTCATTGACATGGGCCTCGAGGCACATACCACAGCCGTTGATGGCGCTCACCGCCAGGGAATAAAGTTCGAAATCCACTTTTTCGATCCCCGGTCGGCCGATCACATTCATGCGCAGCTTGGCCGGCAGGCCCAGGTAATCCTTGTCGCGCACCATATGGGTGAAGCGGTAATAAACGTTGTTCATGCCCATGATGGTCGCCGCCGCCTTGGCGGCATTGATTTCTTCGGCCGTGATATTGCCTTCGGTCTCGATGGTCAGGGCCTCGATCACGGCCTGGTTTTTGGTGGCATAGGCACTGGCCAGGGCAATACCATAAATCTGGTTCTGGTTCAGGCCTTCCGCACCTTCCTCTGACAGGACACTGGACAGATTAAGTTTGATGTCCTTGGCATAGTCGGGCATGCGGGATTTGATATTCTGTACTGACATAACTGCTTCCTTTCAAAAACTTTTCTGCTGGTGCCCTCTGTCGGGAGGGAGAAGAGGGTGGCGGAGACCAGGGGAGGACGGTCTCCGCCCACTGTGGGAGGGGTTTATTCCACAGTGATGGTTTCTTCACCCTGCTGCCAGTTGCAGGGGCACAGTTCGTCGGTTTGCAGGGCGTCCAGCACCCGCAGGACTTCTTTCGGGTTACGGCCCACGTTCATGTCGGTCACCATGACGAAGCGGACAATGCCGTGCGGGTCGATGATGAAGACAGCGCGCTGGGCGACGCCCGCTTCCGGATCAATGATGCCGAGGGCTTCAGACAGTTCGCGCTTGACGTCGGCCAGCATCGGGAAGGGGAGGTCATTCAGCTCCTCCTTGTCCTTGCGCCAGGCCAGGTGCACAAACTCGCTGTCGATGCTGGCGCCGAGGATCTGGGCGTCGCGGTCCTGGAAGTCTTCGTTCATTTCACCGAAAGCTGCAATTTCCGTCGGGCAGACGAAGGTAAAGTCTTTCGGCCAGAAGAAGAGCACCTGCCACTTGCCGGCATATGTCTGGTCTGTGATTTCGGTAAAGGCATTGTTCACATCGTTGGAAACGGTCGCCTGCACTTTAAATTCGGGAAGTTTCTGACCTACGCTAATCATTGGGTATCTCCTTTAAGTCATTGTTTGCTGCGGTTGAGTTGAAGATATGTTTTTAAAAACGATATGTACAATCGATTGTTATTAGTGTTATGATAAGAAAAACTTATTAAGGTGAAATATGAACCTGCGGGACCTGAACTATCTTGTTGCGGTGGCGGACAATGGCCATTTTGGCCGGGCTGCAGAAGTCTGCCATGTTAGCCAGCCGGCGCTGAGTATGCAAATCCGGAAGCTGGAGGACTTCCTTGGCGTGCCCCTGTTTGAGCGCACCAACAAGACCGTCATGATTACGGAAGCAGGGCGCCAGATTGTCGCCCGGGCGCGGGTAGTCCTGCAGGAGGCGGAAAATATTCGCGAGATTGCCGACAGCTTCCGGGATCCCCTTGCCGGTAAAATCCTGCTTGGCGCCTTTCCGACCTTGGCGCCTTATCTGCTGCCGAAAGTCATACCGGCTCTGCATCAGCATTTTCCGGCGCTGGCCCTCTACCTGGTGGAGGAGAAGACCGAGGTTCTGGTCGAGAAAATCAAGGCGGGGGAAGTTGAGGCTGCCATGCTGGCCATCCCGGTGGAGGAGGAACAACTGGACTCCGAAGAGCTGTTTACCGAAGAGTTTCTGCTGGCGCTTCCTGCCGATCACAGGCTTGCCGGGCACACGTCCGTATCCTTTAATGACATCCGCAACGAAAGCCTGTTGCTGCTGGAGGAAGGGCATTGCCTGCGGACCCAGGCGCTGAAGGTTTGCACTCTGGTGGGGGCGCGGGAAAATACCGAGTTTCGCGCCACCAGCCTGGAAACCCTGCGCCAGATGGTGGCTGCGAGTGTGGGCATGACCCTGATGCCGGAGTTTGCCGTACGCGAGCAGGAGGGGGTCGTCTATCTGCCTTTTACCGGCGATGTGCCAAGCCGGACTATCGCATTGTTTTATCGCAAAAGTTCAGTGCGCAAGAAACTGCTGTCCGAGATCGCCGGACATGTCCGTGACCTTATCGGGCAGGCAGGCTGAGGCCTTCCAGTTCCAGAAGGCGTTGCTTCCGCTCCACACCGCCGGCATAGCCGGTGAGGGTGCCGTCGCTGCCGATGACCCGGTGGCAGGGGACGATAATGGCAACCGGGTTTTGGCCGTTGGCAGTGCCGACCGCCCGTACCGCCTTTTCATTGCCGACGGCCCGGGCCAGTTGCGCGTAGGTCCAGGTTTGCCCGGCGGGAATGGTGCGCAGCGCCTGCCATACTTTGACCTGGAACGGCGTTCCCTGCATTTCCACGTCGATATCATCCAGGCTGTCTGTCCGGCCGGAAAAATAGCTTTCCAGCTTGCACCGGAGAGAGGGATTTTTCTGCTTGGTCAGGGTGTAGTCCCCATATCTTTTTGACAACAAACGATGCATTCGCTCCTCATAACTCTCGAAATCAAGGGCGCAGATCCTGGTCCCGTGACTGACGGCAAAGATCCTGCCGACCGGGCTTTCGATATGGTCAATGGTGAGGTCAGTCATCGGCGAAATCCTTGTGAAGTGAAGACCAGAGATACATGGTGGCATAGCCCCGGAACGGGCGCCATTTTTCCGCGATTTGCAGCATGCCCAGGCTGGATTTGCTGTTTTGTTCCAGGCCCAGGGCCTTGATCAGGCCCAGGTCATTGACGGGGAAGGCGTCCGGCTCGCGGAGCCCCCGCATGGCGATATAGTTGGCCGTCCAGGGACCAATCCCCTTGAGAGCGCACAGGTTCTGGACCACATCCTCCAGCTGCGCGGGGCGGCGCAGGAAATCCGGGTCCTTCATAACCCTGGCCGAGAAGCTTTTGAGCAATTCCTGACGGCTCCGGGGAATGCCGATATCGGACAGGTCGGCGGCGGCAATATCCTCAGGCCGGGGAAACAGGAGCGAAAGTCCTTCGGGGGCCCCGGCGAGCGGTCGTCCCAGCTTGCGCACCAAGCGGCTGGCGAGGGTGGTGCCGCCTTCAACGCTGACCTGCTGACCGAGAATCGCCCGGATGGCCAGTTCAAAGGGGTCCCAGCATCCCGGAATCCTGATGCCCGGATTTTCCCGGACAGGGCCAAGTAGTCGGCCATCCTGTTTCAGGCTCTGGTTGATGCTTTGCATATTGCAATCCAGGTCAAGCATCTGGCGAACGCGGCTGACAATCACGGCCAGGGCCGAGAGTTCAGGATAGACGATATCCACTCGGAATGCCGATTGGTCCGGCAGGTGTTCGACGATCAGGTAGCCACCGCGTCCATTCAGTTCAAAGCTTCTCTGGTACCGATGGTCAGAAACCAGCTCGACGTTCCTGAGGGCCCGGGTTCTGAAATAATTTCTGGTCCAGAACCAGCTGTAGGGCGGCGTATAGCGAAGCGTGAGTTGCAGGCCGCCGTCGGGGCCTCCGGCATCAGTCACACTGCGGCGACGGAAGTCGCGCGGCGCCCGCTGGTAGCTTTTCAGGAAAGCGTCATTAAACCGGCGCAAACTGTTAAATCCCGCCGCCAGGGCGACTTCTGTCAGGGGCAGGCTGGTCTCCGTGATCAGTTGTTTGGCAAACAACAGCCTGCGGGTGTCGGCGATCTCTTTTGGCGAAGCTCCGAGATATTGCTCGAACAGCCGGCGCAGGTGGCGGCCGCCAAGCCCCACCCGGTCGGCCAGATCCTCCACCGATCCTTCATTCAGGGCGCCTTCATTGATCAGGCGCAACGCCCGGGAAACCGTACTTGCCGATCCTTGCCACGCAGGCAGGTCGGGGGAGACTTCCGGCCGGCATCTGAGGCAGGGGCGGAACCCTGCGGCCAGGGCTGCGGCAGCGCTGGGCAGGAAGGTGCAGTTTTCCTTTTTCGGCGTTTTGGCCGGACAAACCGGGCGACAGAATATCCCGGTGGTCAGGACGGCGGTGAAAAATCTGCCGTCGTAACTCTTGTCCCGACTCAGGAGAGCCTGATAACATTGGTCCCGGTCGAGTGGGTTTGGAGTGTTTCTCGTGTTCATAGGTGAAATCTAGCATAACACGGTCGGAAAACTCGCCATTTTCGGACATAAATCGTAAAAATATACGGTTAATCCGTCCCAAAACTCGACTGAAGCTTTAAAATGCCGGGAAATTCTTATATTTTTATTTGTCGGATTTCGGGAAGAAAATGATGAATTACAGGCATTTATTGGATTTTCTTTAGAACAGGCTTTTAGGCTTTGTTAACGAACTGGACTGTAGAATAACAAGATACACCAAAGCCGGATGCAAAGCGCCGGTAAAGTCGGATAAACGGAAAACAGGAAGCGTAGGTAACTAAACCACTATGGGCGCACTTGATAAGGGGTATAAGGCTGACGAACTGATCAGGCTCGCAGCCGACAAGTCAGTATCTGCACGCAATGAGCTTGTGGAAAATATTACTGACCTCTTTTTGACTCCCGGGGGCCGACTGAATGAGCACGAACGTGCTCTCATGAATGACATTCTTTCCAAGCTCATCCTCAACGTCGAACAGCATATCCGCAGGGAGCTGGCCAGAAGGCTGGCCGATTCCATGGACTTGTCCGGTGAACTGGTGGGCATGCTCGCCAACGACAAAATCGAGATCGCCCGTCCTGTGCTGGAAAAAAACAAACTGTTGCAGGACGCGCAACTGATCGAGGTGATCCGGAACCGGACCGATGCCCATCGCCTGGCCATCGCCATTCGCGAGGATGTGTCCGCAGAGGTTAGCGATGAACTGATTGAACATGGCAGCGAGGATGTTGTCGAGGCACTGATCAACAACAGCAGTGCCGAAATATCAGAAGCCTCTATGGAATATCTGGTGGCAGAATCGAAAAGCCTGGACAGGTTCCAGGAACCGCTGCTTAGCCGCCAGGACCTGCCGCCGGGGCTTGCTTTCCGGATGTACTGGTGGGTGTCTGCGGCTCTGCGCCGGCGCATCATCAAGGAATTCGAAGTGGATGAAACACTTCTGGATGACGCCATAGAAATGGCGACCAAACATTCTATCCAGCAGGCCGAGGAGGAAGACAGCGTCATGGATAAGGCGCTGAAGCTCGTCCGCAAGCTGGATGATGAAAACAAACTTAATACGACCTTTGTTCTTCAGGCCCTCAGGCAGGAGAAAGTAAATCTGGCAGTTGCCGGACTTTCCCAGATTGCGGGCCTCAGTGTAAAAATAGTCTGGCGGGCTTTCAGAGAAAGAACCGGAGAAAGCCTGGCTGTCATTGCAAAATCTATCGGGCTTAGTAAAGAGGAATTCACCTCGTTGTTTCTATTGGTCATGCAGACCCGTTCCGGCGGAAAGGCCAGGGCGACCAGTCTGCTGAAGTCAATTCTTACCATGTATAACGATATCAAGGCCGCCAATGCGCGGGCGGCGGTAAGACATTGGCAGCGCGACCTGGGCTACCAGGACGCTCTGACAGATATGAAAGAGGCTATATAAGCTATGCACGGAAAATCGGAATTTTATCGCGAGGCAGGGGAGAGCGGTATGAGGGGATCAGCAACAAGCCGGACAATCGTTCCGCTGGAAACACTGGAATCCATGCGCCGCGGCAAACGGGCGAAATCGAAATCCGGGTCTTCCCCGCTTCTGGCCCAGGTGAAAACACTGGTCGACCGGATGAATATCGATGACAGTGTGCCGCTCTATGTGGCCTCTGTTGAAGGGGAACTGGTTTATGTGAACGACGGCTATCGGGAACTCGTCAGCAGCTGCACGATTTCAGGAAGCCTGGATGAGGAAAAGGAAGGCAAGGCGCTGCCGTCCAGCCTGATCGCCATTCTCAATGAAGTACAACTGACTCGCCAGACTGTGGTCTCCGAGGAACAGATCCTGGTCAGCAAGGAACTTCGTCACTACAAATCCCGCCACTTTCCGATCTGTGACGATCAGGGTTTTGTGATCGCGGTGGGCGGAACCTATGTGGACTTTACGGAACAGAAAAAGCAGGAACGCAGCGAAGGCCTCATGCAACAGCGGTTCCGCGACTTTGCCCGGGCTACATCCGACTGGTATTGGGAAGTTGACCGGGATTACAGGATCACCTTTGTTTCCGAACGCCTGACCTCCCTGACCGGCCTGCCGGCTTTCATGATGAAGGGCAAGCGGTTCGAACAGGTTGGCATCCTGAAAAAGGATGTGGATGGTGAGGAAATCATCTGCGACGATTTTATGGACCTGTACAAACCGTTCCGCGACTATCTCCTGCTGATGGAGGGACAGGACGGTGAACCGATTTATGTCCATCTCAGCGGCGTGCCGCTGTTTGACGGCGAAACAGGGGCCTTCCAGGGCTATCGTGGCGCCGGCATGGATGTAACGGTCAATTACAAGGCGCGCCTTGAGACGCTGGCGGTTCAGAAATCCCTGGAAAATACCCTGGAAGAGCTCACCAACAAGAATATCCAGCTTGATATGGCGTCTGCCCAGGCCGAAGCGTCACTCAATGCAAAGAGCGAATTCCTGGCGGCCATGAGCCATGAACTGCGCACACCGTTGAATGCGATTATCGGCTTTGCCGAAGCCATGAACATGGAGGTCTTCGGCGACCTCAATCCGCAGTATATTTCCTACAGCACGGATATCATGAATGCGGGCAAACACCTGCTGGAACTGATCAATGATGTGCTTGATGTGGCGGTGCTGGAAAGCGGCAAGCTGTCCCTGGAAGTAACGCCGACCTCGCTGGCGGAGATTATCGAGAAGGCCCTCAACCTGACCATCCTGCGCGCCAACAGCAAATATCTTGATACCAGCAACGTCAAGATCAGCCAGGATTATATCGTCAATGTGGATGAACGCCGGGCAACGCAGATTTTTGTGAACCTGCTCAGCAATGCCGTGAAATTCACCCCGGAATATGGTGAAGTCGGTATTCGCGTCCGCAAACTGGACCGCGGTCATGTGGCAGTGACAGTCTGGGACACCGGCATTGGTATTCCCGAGAGCCAGCAGGAGCTGGTGTTCGAAAAATTCCACCAGGCGACCGACAATATCTATTCCCGCAAGGAAGAAGGCACCGGCCTCGGCCTGCATATTTCCCGTCACCTCGCGCAGCAGATGGGGGGCGATATCCAGCTGCACAGCGTGGT
The DNA window shown above is from Emcibacter nanhaiensis and carries:
- a CDS encoding Dyp-type peroxidase, coding for MSHILELTDIQGNVVLAYKFPLSRYILLRVNDAEGGRDFLQRALPHINSGELWEDGAKPEATTNISFTYTGLKALGVPQSSLRTFPVAFQEGMKARADILGDTGTSAPENWDECWRGEVHILLSINARTVTPIQDLTEITEAEKKYLHDHYEALRYLWEANGSITWLGEQDGNVLFYDGHPTAKEHFGFTDGIGNPAFSGMDLKQMKVPGRGKQLPDGRWVPLAAGEFVLGYPDEAQELPLAPAPHMLSRNGTFMAYRKLHQNVASFRKYLMAQGKRYEKTLDMSKYRHADGREVQGWEILAAKMAGRWLDGTPVELSPYGENPAVLNDPMKNNDFDYDEDLEGARCPLGAHVRRANPRDALGFQGQLTNRRRILRRGLPYGTATPFGELGNDDGEHGIIFMSLNASIERQFEFVQQQWMNYGNDFIQGNDKDILVGDNDGSTQAVIQNDPDGDRPPFVCADIPRFVEVRGGDYFFIPSLTALRMISKQDISTI
- a CDS encoding cytochrome P450, which codes for MEFVIAPLRSVFSCIYNIFRNIFKAIYVWCYGLWNLLWLIKELLFGKGTLADKAASVGVQHAGMMFLRAFLPTIVLRKKLITAYENTGTAVVTAAEDVWEVVNQDEVFLTAYAPKMAVLTNGSNFFLGMQNTPRYTNNVSDLRLAANRDDIPRVITPTVSREAGQIVAGAGGELDLPQQLTLPVMAQLAEEYFGTTGLSKETLIQWTHAIFRYIFFDFSEEPAVKDPAAQAAKEMRDYLDQLIADRKAGPEKDDVLGRCLKLQAAGMPAMGDENIRDNFLGMLTAMVPTIPNAAAKILDVFLDKPEALAGARAAALADDDELLLKYIIEAFRFNPMNPVIFRIAARDYVVAEGTLRQRTIPKGTFVFAANLSAMFDPWAVSSPQKFDITRPPEDYILWGLGLHRCFGEYISHAALPAFFKPLLQQENLRRAPGAAGHIETGQGPFPWHFHIEWD
- a CDS encoding glycerophosphodiester phosphodiesterase family protein, which encodes MSNAADAVPTLTGEKPVIIAHRGASGYRPEHTLASYKLAIEMGADYIEPDLVMTKDGVMVARHDRYLGTTTDVADHPEFADRRREDSRTGRDRHEGLEWFVEDFTLAEIKTLRARQVWDSRPKQFDGKFEIPTFEEILELVQQVKTATGRTVGIYPETKAPGYFKSIGLDFEAPLLAMLKKYGYDSAEDKIFIQSFEPEILESLNQKTGMKLIMLLWPDDMKVMVPNYDLDYVAAFADGIGPLKFMLLNEQGQDNGLVKQAHALGLEVHPYTFRNDQLPEQFATPQAEYEHYFRMGVDGLFSDFSDTALAVRDRLY
- a CDS encoding AI-2E family transporter — translated: MAEEVTEQVQTEDLSLRQRKRFIIGLMILFTSVFLWVIHGYIITIIMATIFAALLQPAYDALLAKLGTERRGLTAGLLLFLVMIVVGIPVIGLLSLAAAEGLKISHAVISWINLQVSQNSTVNGVLPDWFPFADELAAYKSTIYSKLAEWAGTASGFVIRTLSAATQGTAQMLVDLFIMVYAMFFFLIWGHGTMEAIYQYLPLCEKDRQLIRQKGLFMSQAMLKSILIIGSIQGTLLGLAFWVCGIDAPVFWGLIVVLISAIPGIGSGIIWVPAFLYLLASGDYGLAAGLFAWGFFIVGMVDNILRPRLVERDTKMPDLLVLVSTLGGLTAFGAAGIILGPVLAAVMITVLGIYRDAFRDILTEQKDLC
- a CDS encoding carboxymuconolactone decarboxylase family protein; this translates as MSVQNIKSRMPDYAKDIKLNLSSVLSEEGAEGLNQNQIYGIALASAYATKNQAVIEALTIETEGNITAEEINAAKAAATIMGMNNVYYRFTHMVRDKDYLGLPAKLRMNVIGRPGIEKVDFELYSLAVSAINGCGMCLEAHVNEVIKAGISKVGVQSTVRIAAVINAAAQAIVIEDYS
- a CDS encoding peroxiredoxin, with the protein product MISVGQKLPEFKVQATVSNDVNNAFTEITDQTYAGKWQVLFFWPKDFTFVCPTEIAAFGEMNEDFQDRDAQILGASIDSEFVHLAWRKDKEELNDLPFPMLADVKRELSEALGIIDPEAGVAQRAVFIIDPHGIVRFVMVTDMNVGRNPKEVLRVLDALQTDELCPCNWQQGEETITVE